The Apium graveolens cultivar Ventura chromosome 10, ASM990537v1, whole genome shotgun sequence nucleotide sequence GTCTCCGAGGCTTTACAACTTGTTTGATAAAATGTTGAAAAAGTTATCTGTACCAGTCTTACTTCTGGGTTCTAAGATGTTGGAGTCAGATGATGATTTCAGCGAAATTGATGAACGACTAAACTATTTGTTCCCTTACACCATTGACATAAAGCCGCCTGAAGATGAGAATCGCCTTGTAAGCTGGAAAACACAATTAGAAGAAGACATAAAGACAATTCAGTCTCAAGATAACAGGAATCATATTGCGGAGGTACTTGCTGCAAATGATCTTGAATGTGATGACCTAAATACAATCTGCCATGCAGATGCAATGGTTCTCGGTAACTACATTGAAGAAATTGTGGTGTCAGCAATATCTTACCATTTGATGAGTGTTAAAGAGCCAGACTATCGAAATGGAAAGCTCGTTATATCATCACAGAGGTAGATACCAATTTTTCTGTCATTGAACACTTGTactgttttaattattttatttgttgATCCTACTAATTCATAACTTACCCTTTCTTCCGTCGTAAAGTTTGTCACACGGATTGAGTTTCTTCCAGGAGGGAAAGGTCAGTGGCAATGATACTCTCAAGTTGGAGACAAATGCTGAAGCTAAGAAGGTGCCAATTCTTATTCTGTTTTAATGTTTCCTTTCTGTACTATACAATCTCACTATATACTGAGTTTTTGAGTAGATCAAGTCACTTATGCGCATTTGTTTTTCAACTTTAGAGACTTTTAGTGGAAGAAATAATGGGGTCTATGCCTGAACCTAAGTCTGACAACCCAACAACAACTGAAAGTAAAACTGAGGTGGACAAATCCAATCCTGCACCAAAGAACGAAAATCCTGCTCCACCGAAGATGGTAAGTCGTATTTATAAGTATTTAACAACAGAGTAGGATGAATATATTTTGATTCAATTGGAAGAGACAAGTGCGGCACTGGTTGCACAATGAGTCCAAGCCTTGGTAAGTTGAAGAAAAAAAATCATGTAATGTCTTTAGTTGCAAAACAATATGATATATTGTCTTCAGTTgcatcattttctgttagtaagCTCATAGTTCTTTATTTTTCTTGCTTGGCTGTTTTTTCTTGTGAAAATTTGAAAAGGAAGTTtgtaaattaatattttaaatcaGTTTGGTGGAAAAATTGTGAATACTTTACTTCTCTAGTATTATCTATCGCATTTTACCACAACGAGAGCACGATTGCAGAAACATGACAATAGATGGTGTAAACTTGTAGTTATAATTTGTTAAACTCTAAACATGTCATGTGTGCTACCAGGAAGTTCCTGACAATGAATTTGAAAAGCGTATAAGGCCAGAGGTGATTCCAGCAAATGAAATTGGGGTGACATTTGCAGATGTTGGTTCCTTGGATGAAACTAAAGAATCGTTGCAGGAGCTGGTCATGCTTCCTCTTCGAAGACCAGACCTATTCAATGGAGGGCTCCTCAAGCCTTGTCGAGGCATATTACTATTTGGGCCTCCTGGCACTGGAAAAACTATGATGGCCAAAGCCATTGCCAGGGAAGCTGGAGCAAGTTTTATCAATGTGTCAATGTCAACCATCACTTCAAAATGGTTTGGGGAAGATGAAAAGAATGTCAGAGCGCTGTTTACACTTGCAGCAAAAGTCTCACCTACTATTATATTTGTGGATGAAGTCGATAGCATGCTTGGGCAGCGAACAAGAGTTGGTGAGCATGAGGCTATGCGAAAAATTAAGAATGAATTCATGACACATTGGGATGGGCTCCTATCAAAGTCTGGCGAGCGCATTCTTGTTCTTGCTGCTACTAACAGGCCATTTGACCTTGATGAAGCAATTATTAGGCGGTTTGAGCGAAGGTATGTGTCATGATTTTACCACAATAATGTCACCAGCAAAAGTTCCAATATCTAGAAAATAATTGCTTGTCCCTGTTTCAGTTTAACTTTGTCTATGCTCCAAATCACATTTAACTTCAATTTACTAGCCCTCAGACCCTGCATCATCTCCCACCTCAGTAGCCCTCGGCTCATGTGTCATCTTTAAGCATAACTGAACGAAGATACTGAAATAGTGATCTTTTTTGTTTAAATTATGGTCTCTCATATCATTGTTCATCCTCAAGCTTAAATATTCTGAAAGTGATTCGAAATAGATTCTATTAGATATTTAATATTTTCATTAACCATCATTTATGGCTGCTCGTAGTTACAGCGTTGATAAAATTTTACCTTTACCATCAAGGGAATTTCTGGAAGTTTGGACTTTTTGCAATTGCAATTTTCATCTACCTACTCTTCCTTTTCTAGCCTCTTAAAAATAAGACAGCAGGACTATTTTACAGATGAATATAGATTTTTCTAAGCATTTAATTTTCATTGTTTTTATTGTGAACAGAATCATGGTTGGTCTTCCATCTGCGGAGAGCAGGGAAAAGATACTGAGAACACTTTTATCAAAAGAGAAGGTGGAAGGCCTTGACTTTAAAGAGCTTGCAACTATGACAGACGGATACAGTGGAAGCGATCTTAAGGTTTGTGTACTTCGACATTATTTATAAGTGTGATTTTCACAATCTATATATAAGAGACCTGACATTAACTATTAAAAACAGAATTTTTGTTCAACAGCCGCTTATAGACCCGTGAGGGAGCTGATAAAGCAAGAGAGAGAGAAGGATATGGTAAAGTTTATTAATCTGAGCTCTTGACATTCTCTCTGTCTTTCTTTTATTTTTTGGTTGGTCTTTTCTTGTTGATCCTTATTAAATTGTCACAAAAACAATTGCATCTATAGGAAAGAAAGCGGAGAGCAGAAGAAGAGAAGAATTCTGAGCATTCTTCAGAGGCAAGGGAAGAAACTGAAAGAGTAATCACTCTGAGGCCTTTGAACATGGAAGACATGAAAGAAGCAAAGAAGCAGGTAACTATTGAGGTTCAGTTATTCACAGGataaaaaaagaagaagaggTCATGTGTTTCATTAATCCTGTTATATAGCAACTGAAGACTGTGGGAAAGTGAATGAATGATCCCTGCACTGAGTTTGGTTGTTGTCAGCGTTCTAAAAACAGTAATCAGATTCAGACCATAAAGGGCATCGATTTATATTAAGCGCGTGATTGAGCATTTTTTAGGCCACTTAGCGGTCAAGGAGATGCTACGCTGATATATTTTACCTCTGAATTAGTAATGATAATAATAACTAAAAATTGAATATACCTAATCCCCTTACTTAGCTTACTCCCCAGAGTCACGCTCTCGCTCAGGTCGATTAGTGCTTTGTAGAGCACTAATCGTCGTTTAAGACCTGCTATTTAAAATATACTGGCCGTGACTTTAATAAATGGCTTACATACCTTTCTTTACAGGTTGCTGCAAGCTATTCTTCCGGGGGAGCATCAATGGGAGAGTTGCAGCAGTGGAATAATTTATACGGAGAGGGAGGTTCGAGGAAGAAGGAACAACTAAGTTACTTTCTTTAACTTGTTTACGAGTGTTGACAATGCCATATATGCATTGGCATTTTGTAGGAGAAGTGACATTTCTGAGAATCTGGAAGCCTTACAGGGAACCTGAGCCCTGCGAAAGCTCGATGACTCTGCATCTGCTACTAATACACATGTCATATTAAACTAATTATATGGTGTTTTTATGTGGTGCTAGAAAGATGTACATAAAATTAAATACTAGGGAGAAACCATATGCTACTGTTGTGTTATTAAAATTTGTATCATTTGGTTGCTGGGAAGCTGGATATACAAATTAGAGATATCTATCTCGCATACTTATGTAGCATTATGTATAAATTATAATCAGAGGAATAGCTTGATTTGATACTGTTGTATATGTTGTTTGCTTATGGTGTccttgtaaattataaaaagtTCAGTTACTGCAATGTATGCATATGTTCAGTAGTATATGTAGTAATCAATAACTTGAAATGAAACTATGTTTAGATTGTGGTTGCGGATAACTGTGTTTTGAGATGATCAAATCCAAGAATCTTTCAACTGAAACAGGACTAAGAATTTTAAAACACTAGGTCGACATGAATTACACATGACATGTTAGCTTACAAAATCAGCACAATCTCTGCTGGAAAGAAAACAtaactttgattatcacagtcGCTATACAAACCACCTTTACAAAACTTAACATAAGCGGCACAAAGTTTGTTAATTATACTAATTAAGGGCTCTGTCTGATAGTGTTGTTGAAAACTGCTGGGATGTGAGAAAAATTGTTGGTGAAAAAAGTGTAAAATTAGATGACTGTTTagtattttttttttaatttatgcatattttgagatataaaatataaaaataatatttttgagaatgtttgatGTCGAAACCGATAACTACTTCCTACAAAAGCTGAAAACATATTTTTCATGCAAAAGCTGAAAACAACTTTTCCAAAAGCAGGAGGGGCATGTTTTTTTTGCTAACATCAATTTTTACACCAACAACTTTTTTTTCGAcaacattttttaaaatttaccaaacatttttttaataatttttcagcAAAAAACTGTTATACATATTTGCAACAGCAATACCTTAAATTATATGTCGTATTTAATATTTCATAAGagataattattattattttatatcatttcTATGTCATAGCAAAGCGGGCAATATTGACAAGTAAAAATTATTTGTTGAACTattatttgaattaaaaataaattacagtcttactttattttatttctaaCGTGTTTAATTTTGTAACTCCAATACGAATTAGATAAGATTAATGTGATCATTAACATGTGTAAGTTACATTTTAGTTTACTCGAATACGAGGAGACTTTGTCTTCTTTGATTTCTATACAAAAAATCCCTTAAACATTTGCATAGTTTGTTTTTAGTCCAAGTTTTGTGAGATAGAAGGCCTAGTtatttcaggtatttaaaatcaTCTCAATTTATTATATTATGGGAGATGGAAGTCAATATGTATTCAACCACTGACATCACGAGATAATGCAAAATAGAAAGAGATTTAgatataagagaaagtttagaaaaagaaataaaacaaaaatagcagattgtaaatgttggaattgtaatgaaaaaggacattatgcaaataagtgtcctaaattacaacaaaaaaaataaaatacataaATACTACCGAATTAATAATGAAATTAGAATATATAAGAGAAGATAATAATAACTGGTATGATAAAGAGgtattctatataagtgaaacaaaatcagaagaaataaattatataaatgaaaatgacagtgatgatgaaagtttaactatttaatataataaaatggTAGCGATATATATTGAAACACAGGTAAAATATAAACCTactaaatatataaaacaaaagatATTTATAGATAGTGGAGCAGATATTTGTTTAGCTAAAGAAGAAGTATTTACCCAACACAAATGAAAACATACTAAAAATAGAATAATAGTAACAGAATTCAATAACCATAAAAAAAAGATAGATATAATAGCAGAAAATGTAAGATTTATATTAGGAAAAATAAGATTTAGGTTACCTATAATATACCAagaaaataatatgaaacaacaaatgttacttggaaataactttttagattcttttaaaactcaaataataaaacaagataggataagtttgttaacaccttgcgaaaatggatagtattaaaaagaataatacatgtaaaatcaatagaaataagtaatattaaagcagaaagaaaaactaatttagaactattaaaacaaaaatatttaaaaaacttagaaataaattttagaaaacaTCCAATGAAGctatgggaaaaagaaaaaatatacgCTGAAATAAAACTGATAAAGCCTAATGATATAATTAGAAACAGACCAATAAGATATAGTCCAACAGACCAAAAGGAGTTAGAagttcaaataaaagaattattaaatttgggactaatacaagaaagtaaaagtctgCATAGTAGCACAGCATTTTTAGTAATAGTTATCGAGAACTAATTAAAaagactatatttgatggatatttcctaccatataaaagaaatttaataaaccaaacaagtaataaaaaatggtttagtaaatttgattgtaaaaacagatactggcaaataaaattaactaagAAATCTAGATGTTTAACAACATTTAGCGTAccacaaggacattatgaatggatagtactaccatttggattaagaacagccccacaaatattccaaagaagaatggataaaatatttagagaaatgaataattttattctagtatatatagatgatatattaatatttagtgaCAATTTAACAGATCATTCAAAACATCTTGATATATTTATTCACACTATTAGAAAACATGGAATCCTATTATCataaaagaaatcagaaatatttaaacacaaaatagaatatttaggatatattatagattttgaaggaattcaattacaagaacatatatcaacaaaaataaagaattttaaagaaacTTTAGAAAACAAAAAAGAAGTACAACAATTCTTAGGAATACTAAACTACGCTTCAGATTATATAAAAGACCTACCAAAATCAAGAAAAccactacaagatttaataaagaaaaataaaacttttgagtggaaagaagatcatacaaatgcaataagagtacTAAAAATAAAGGTAGAAAATTTACCTAAACTACGATTACCCAAAGATACTGATCAATTAGAATTATATACAGATGCTAGTGATATATGATGGAGAGCAGTATTAGTAGCTTTTAAAAAAGATGATATTGATAAAGAAAACCCTTTAATATGTGGATATGCAAATGGAACTTGGAAACCAAATGAAAAGAATTATCATATTAATGAAAGGAGTTATTAGCGGTAAAATTAGGAATTAAaagatttcattatcatttacTACCTGTAAAATTTGTTGTAAGAACATATAACACTCAAGTAAGATcatttatattcaataaaattgaccCTTTACCGGAATTAAATAAGAGAAGAAATTGGCAAACATTATTTAGTTGttatgattttattattaaaaatatatcaggTACTAAAAATGTTCTTGCAGATTTTCTTAGTAGAGAAAATGGACAGGGATAACAAGAATATTCAACCGATGAAAATGATACTAGAAGAAATCAAGAGGAAAAATGAACAAATTGCAACCTTGACCCAAGAAGTTAATAACCTTATAAAAAATCTTGAAGGAGCTATAAAGCTTACCAAAAATATTACACCCCAAACTTTTGTATCAAGACTAGCTACAACTCCTACAATATCAACCCTTACCCAAACAGTATTATCCAAACCAGAACAACCAAAACCTCAAGTTTCTCATATCACACAGAATTACATATCCAAAAGAGTATATAGAAGCCTTTGAAAAGATAACAAAATTCTATGACTCCAAGTCCAATAATACCATCCTCAGAACTGGAAAATTTAGTAAATATCCAAGGTATATTTGCAAAGAAGACGATGATCCTAAAGTGGTAGAAAACTTATTAATGTTGGGATTTATTGACAAAATCATGGTTGATGAAACATTAAGAAGTATATCAAAACTTCCACCACTAATAGTTGAAAGCGTTAGTGCAATGATGCAATCATATGGACCAGGAGGAATATATAGAGTACAGGTATTTGATGCTTGTACCAACTTTGTAGGAAAACCAATAATAATATGTCAGATATTCAAGTATGGTAGGAATACTATTATAGAAGGCGATAATACTAGTCTCAAGTCTCCTATGCCATGCACAATAGAAGGATTTCAAGAATGGATGTCAGATAAAAGAGCAATTGGATTATCAGTTCTAAAATCCAAACTTGAAGATCTTATAAAAGGGAGGAAGACATGTATATTAGGAACAGGTATGAAGGGAGACGTAGAAGAAATactaatattatattataataatgatgtTTTGAAAACAGATACAAGTGATTTAGCAGGTATGCATAACAGGATAACAGGTGGAAATTACAATCATGCACCAAAAATCAATGAGTTTTTCAAGGATATTATTACAGGACAAAGAAAGAAGACTGTAGTAGTTTTAAAACCCTTAGTAAAGGAAGGAGCATGTTCTAATCCTTTCGAGTAAGATTGTAATAATTCCTGTTATTTCAACATGTAATATTAAAGTAATTTTACGGCCCAAACAAAGTTTGGTGACCATAACATATTAGAAAATGTTTTTACGACCCAATaaaaattggtgactgtaatatatgattctacggcccaatgaaaattggtgactgtaatatatgattTTACGGCCCAATaaaaattggtgactgtaatatatgattatacggcccaatgaaaattggtgactgtaaaAACAACCAAAAATTATGGAATTCCAGACAAAGACAAAAGACAGAAGGCATCAAAAGGAGTGAACAAAATAAAAAGAGAAAGCAGGAAGAATAAAAGCACAGAAGAAAAGTTGCAAAGTTGAAAAAGAAAGGCAGAATAATTCCGAAGAAATGGACACAAGAGAAAGCAGGACAGAAGAAAAAATTGCAAAGTTGAAAAAGACGACAGAAGAAAAAGTTGCAAAAGTTGAAAAAGTTGACAGAAGAAAAAGTCAGAAAAGTGGAAAAAGATAGAAAAGTGGAAAAAGAAGAcggaagaaaaggaaaaggaagagatgaaagaaaaagaagaaaaaagaaagaatATTATGTCGGAAAAGGATATCATGTAATAGAAATCTCTACCTATATAAAAGATGAGAATTATAACAAAAGAAGTATCAGTGTTTTTATCAGTTTAAAAAATCCATCACTTGCTTAGTTATTTTCTCTCTGAGTTTTTTATACAAATTTCTTTTTTATATACATTTATGGCAAGCTAAAAACCTCACCTCTGCAATCTATAACAATATAACatacagtttatatatatatatatatatatatatatatatatatatatatttaagctGAATTTCATACAGATCAAGT carries:
- the LOC141689925 gene encoding uncharacterized protein LOC141689925, which encodes MFSTCPCRSEPIHISLCLQYNPQFFTFNFQVLIIHFFRKKTYNLYRLGTGTAIYIHAERRQGKDMENKHILISALSVGVGVGLGLASGQTVSKWAGGANAPLPGVTADQIEQELSRLVQDGKESNVTFEDFPYYLSERTRMLLTSAAYVHLKHLDVSRHTRNLSPASRAILLTGTAEIYQQMLAKALSHYFEAKLLLLDVPDFSMKMQSKYGCSKKEAPLKRSISDVALEQMSSLFGSFSKSPAKEGTLSRQGSNLEAKLRSMEGSQGPPRHRRNASGSSDWSSFSSQSSVNPGASKRISTLSFDEKVFLQSLYKVLVSVSQNRAVILYIRDVEKLLLQSPRLYNLFDKMLKKLSVPVLLLGSKMLESDDDFSEIDERLNYLFPYTIDIKPPEDENRLVSWKTQLEEDIKTIQSQDNRNHIAEVLAANDLECDDLNTICHADAMVLGNYIEEIVVSAISYHLMSVKEPDYRNGKLVISSQSLSHGLSFFQEGKVSGNDTLKLETNAEAKKRLLVEEIMGSMPEPKSDNPTTTESKTEVDKSNPAPKNENPAPPKMEVPDNEFEKRIRPEVIPANEIGVTFADVGSLDETKESLQELVMLPLRRPDLFNGGLLKPCRGILLFGPPGTGKTMMAKAIAREAGASFINVSMSTITSKWFGEDEKNVRALFTLAAKVSPTIIFVDEVDSMLGQRTRVGEHEAMRKIKNEFMTHWDGLLSKSGERILVLAATNRPFDLDEAIIRRFERRIMVGLPSAESREKILRTLLSKEKVEGLDFKELATMTDGYSGSDLKNFCSTAAYRPVRELIKQEREKDMERKRRAEEEKNSEHSSEAREETERVITLRPLNMEDMKEAKKQVAASYSSGGASMGELQQWNNLYGEGGSRKKEQLSYFL